From Candidatus Sphingomonas colombiensis, one genomic window encodes:
- a CDS encoding EAL domain-containing protein, with protein MFEIVLCVARDHDPWLVLLAVAVCCAGAFAIVQMLGRMAATTGIQRIGWLFLTSVGAGATIWCTHFVAMLAFRAGVPVKLDPVLTIFSLIAAIGGSGVGFLIAVWRRSIVNAAVGGALVGLVIAMMHFIGMAAYRVDGIIEWRTGYVIAAVISSVVFSAAALVVLTDKRLGTFRPTVGTALLVAGIAALHFTAMTALRITPLRLSSSALDPQDGQALGLATALLGLLVIGAGVFAALIDRWTRSDAIQRLHHMAMNDALTGLPNRLSAQSELSRQIATAKANRGQIAVIAIDLDRFKEINDVHGHKAGDSVLITLATRMRELMVRDEMIARLGGDEFVAIVRFEHATELGAIADRIKAIIEEPLAIDNFTARVGASIGIATYPTDATDAETLSNNADLAMYRAKTSGAPAPCFYDAPLDEAIRDRRELANDLRIAIEGNHLAVHYQPQASIATHAVTGYEALVRWTHPTRGAISPMVFIPIAEENGLILALGEWVMRRACTDAMTWENEAKVAVNVSPVQLAHADLPRLFHQIMIDTGMPPRRLEIELTESAIIANREHALHVLRQIKALGVGVALDDFGTGYSSLETLRAFPFDKIKLDRLFVSELEESPQAVAIVRAVLALGKSLAIPVLAEGIETERQLVVLRREGCDEAQGFLLGRPQELPAPLIIPSYDQILDPAEVEPGASRAA; from the coding sequence ATGTTTGAGATCGTTCTGTGCGTCGCGCGGGATCACGATCCGTGGCTGGTTTTGCTCGCCGTTGCCGTTTGCTGCGCGGGCGCATTCGCGATCGTTCAGATGCTCGGCCGTATGGCAGCAACCACCGGGATACAGCGCATCGGATGGCTGTTTCTAACCTCGGTCGGCGCAGGCGCGACGATATGGTGCACCCATTTTGTGGCGATGCTCGCCTTCCGTGCCGGCGTACCGGTTAAACTCGATCCAGTACTCACGATCTTCTCGCTGATCGCCGCGATCGGTGGCAGCGGCGTCGGATTTTTGATCGCCGTCTGGCGCCGAAGCATCGTAAATGCGGCGGTGGGCGGCGCGCTTGTCGGGCTGGTTATCGCGATGATGCACTTCATCGGCATGGCGGCATACCGGGTCGATGGCATCATCGAATGGCGCACAGGCTACGTCATCGCAGCCGTGATCAGCTCGGTCGTCTTCTCGGCTGCGGCGCTTGTCGTGCTGACCGACAAGCGTCTCGGTACATTTCGTCCCACCGTCGGAACCGCGCTGCTGGTCGCTGGAATCGCCGCGCTGCATTTCACCGCGATGACCGCGCTTCGTATTACCCCGCTTCGCCTCAGTTCGTCCGCGCTCGATCCGCAAGACGGACAGGCGCTGGGCCTCGCGACTGCTCTGCTTGGCTTGCTGGTGATTGGTGCCGGGGTGTTCGCGGCACTGATCGACCGCTGGACGCGATCGGACGCGATCCAGCGTCTGCACCATATGGCGATGAACGACGCGCTGACCGGCCTGCCCAACCGGCTTAGTGCCCAAAGCGAGCTGTCTCGCCAGATTGCCACTGCGAAAGCGAACCGGGGCCAGATCGCGGTGATCGCGATCGATCTCGATCGGTTCAAGGAGATCAACGACGTTCACGGCCACAAGGCCGGAGACAGCGTGCTGATCACGCTGGCGACGCGCATGCGCGAACTGATGGTGCGGGACGAGATGATCGCGCGGCTTGGCGGTGACGAATTCGTCGCGATCGTCCGCTTCGAACACGCGACCGAACTGGGCGCGATCGCCGATCGCATCAAAGCGATTATCGAAGAGCCGCTCGCCATCGACAATTTCACCGCCCGCGTCGGCGCCAGCATCGGTATCGCGACTTACCCGACCGACGCGACGGATGCCGAAACGCTATCCAATAACGCCGATCTGGCAATGTATCGCGCCAAGACCAGCGGGGCCCCGGCCCCGTGCTTCTACGACGCGCCGCTCGACGAGGCGATCCGCGACCGGCGCGAACTGGCAAACGATTTGCGTATCGCGATCGAGGGAAATCACCTCGCGGTGCATTATCAGCCGCAAGCATCGATCGCGACGCATGCGGTGACTGGCTATGAAGCGCTGGTCCGCTGGACGCATCCTACGCGCGGCGCGATCTCGCCCATGGTCTTCATTCCCATCGCGGAGGAAAACGGGCTGATTCTGGCGCTGGGCGAATGGGTGATGCGCCGCGCCTGCACGGACGCGATGACGTGGGAAAATGAGGCGAAGGTCGCGGTGAACGTCTCGCCCGTCCAGCTCGCCCATGCCGATCTGCCGCGGCTGTTCCACCAGATCATGATCGACACCGGCATGCCCCCGCGCCGCCTGGAGATCGAGCTTACCGAATCCGCGATCATCGCGAACCGGGAACACGCGCTGCATGTCCTGCGGCAAATCAAGGCACTGGGCGTCGGCGTCGCACTCGATGATTTCGGGACGGGATATTCGTCGCTGGAGACGCTGCGCGCCTTTCCGTTCGACAAGATCAAGCTCGATCGACTGTTCGTATCCGAGCTGGAGGAAAGCCCGCAAGCGGTGGCGATCGTCCGCGCGGTGCTCGCACTCGGCAAGAGCCTGGCGATCCCCGTTCTCGCAGAGGGGATCGAAACCGAACGCCAGCTCGTCGTATTGCGGCGCGAGGGTTGCGACGAGGCGCAGGGCTTCCTGCTTGGTCGCCCGCAAGAGCTACCCGCACCGCTCATCATCCCGTCATACGATCAGATCCTCGATCCGGCTGAAGTGGAGCCCGGAGCGAGCCGCGCGGCCTGA
- a CDS encoding FAD-dependent oxidoreductase, whose translation MRHVAVIGSGPAGYYTAEACQKAFGDDVRVDIIDRMPVPYGLIRSGVAPDHQSIKAVSRRYEATALSDNVRFVGNVMIGRDVSIPELTELYDAVVLATGAPHDRPLGIPGDDLPGVIGSAAFVGWYNGHPDFADLGPPLDSSGAVIVGAGNVALDVARILAKTGDEFTGSDIAAHALSALEPHGIRDVTILARRGPHEIAMTPKELGELGHLTRATPLVDPADLPPVEADAALEPGLRKSVTHLRGFANNVSTAAVSINFDFFAMPVAIEGDTKAERVIVERTRLDESGRAVGTGETYAVPAGLVVSCIGYRTPPIEGVPYDAKLGRFANEEGRIAPGLYAVGWARRGPTGTIGTNRPDGFMIADHIAADTGPDSAKAGRPGLDSLLAARSVDVVTFRDWQGIERAEIANARDGAPREKFTSLDAMLAARAPM comes from the coding sequence ATGCGCCACGTCGCCGTGATCGGTTCGGGGCCTGCGGGCTATTACACCGCAGAAGCCTGCCAAAAGGCATTCGGCGACGACGTTCGCGTCGATATTATCGATCGTATGCCCGTGCCTTATGGTCTGATCCGAAGCGGCGTCGCGCCCGATCACCAGTCGATCAAGGCGGTGTCGCGGCGGTATGAGGCGACTGCGCTCAGCGACAATGTCCGCTTCGTCGGCAATGTCATGATCGGCCGCGACGTCTCGATCCCAGAGCTGACGGAGCTCTACGATGCGGTGGTGCTGGCGACAGGCGCCCCGCACGATCGTCCGCTCGGCATCCCCGGCGACGATCTGCCTGGCGTGATCGGATCGGCGGCGTTCGTGGGGTGGTATAACGGCCATCCCGATTTCGCCGATCTCGGGCCGCCGCTCGACAGCTCGGGCGCAGTTATCGTCGGCGCGGGCAATGTCGCGCTCGACGTCGCACGCATTCTGGCTAAGACCGGCGATGAATTCACCGGCTCAGACATCGCGGCCCATGCGCTGTCCGCGCTCGAGCCGCACGGCATCCGCGATGTAACGATTCTCGCCCGGCGCGGCCCCCACGAAATCGCGATGACACCGAAGGAACTGGGCGAGCTTGGCCACCTCACCCGCGCGACACCGCTGGTCGATCCGGCCGATCTGCCGCCAGTGGAAGCGGACGCGGCGCTGGAGCCGGGACTGCGCAAATCGGTCACGCACCTGCGCGGCTTCGCCAACAACGTCTCCACCGCCGCAGTCTCGATCAATTTCGATTTCTTCGCGATGCCGGTAGCGATCGAAGGCGATACAAAGGCGGAGCGCGTAATCGTCGAACGCACCAGGCTCGATGAAAGCGGCCGCGCGGTGGGTACGGGCGAAACCTATGCCGTGCCCGCCGGGCTGGTCGTTAGCTGCATCGGTTATCGTACGCCGCCGATCGAGGGCGTTCCCTATGATGCAAAGCTCGGGCGGTTCGCCAATGAGGAAGGGCGAATCGCCCCCGGCCTTTATGCGGTCGGTTGGGCAAGGCGCGGGCCCACCGGCACGATCGGCACCAACCGACCGGACGGCTTCATGATCGCGGACCATATCGCCGCCGATACCGGGCCCGACAGCGCCAAGGCCGGTCGGCCCGGGCTGGATTCCTTGCTGGCCGCGCGCAGCGTGGATGTCGTCACCTTCCGCGACTGGCAGGGGATCGAGCGCGCCGAGATCGCCAACGCCCGCGACGGTGCCCCACGAGAGAAGTTTACCTCGCTCGATGCCATGCTCGCCGCACGTGCACCGATGTAA
- a CDS encoding penicillin acylase family protein, with amino-acid sequence MARWQVQAARVTITRDDWGIPHIHGTSDADAVFGMMYAQAEDDFSRVEANYLTALGRSAEADGEEAIWADLRQRLFVDPAELQRQYAASPAWLRQLMNAWADGLNYYLATHPEVQPKVLKRFEPWMALSFTEGSIGGDIESISLSELKTFYGNPTPPTPEETGSVPREPSGSNGIAIAPKITANGHALLLINPHTSFYFRSEAQVSSDTGLNAYGASTWGQFFVYQGFNAKAGWMHTSSTVDNIDEFAESVRKTGDKYSYAYGAGRPRRPVTTAQVTLRYRRADGSMGERTFTTYRTHHGPIVAARAGRWIATALMWKPVPALEQSFLRTKATDLASFMQIAERKANSSNDTLFADSKGEIAFLMPQFMPLRDNRFDYTRPVDGSDPATDWKGLHALPSLPNVLNPGTGWVKNTNDWPWSAAGADSPKATDFPRYIDQTGGNARGVHADLLLTGKSGWTPEKLRVAAFDSYLPAFARLIPQLVTAWEALPASDPRRATLAEPIALLRGWDNRWGTASTATSLAVFWGDHLWREVGSFAQAERMNVPDYIAAKVPPSTKLDALAAAVTRLKRDFGDWRVQWGEINRFQRLDDAIHPHFDDASPSVGVPFTSAQWGSLASFGAKTWPGTKRYYGTSGNSFVAIVEFGPRVKAVAVMAGGQSGDTRSPHFADQIHPYADGNLRPVYFYPDELNGHVETKYRPGEKRTSAR; translated from the coding sequence ATGGCGCGCTGGCAGGTACAGGCGGCGCGGGTGACGATCACGCGCGACGATTGGGGCATCCCGCATATCCACGGGACGAGCGATGCCGATGCGGTGTTCGGCATGATGTATGCTCAGGCCGAAGACGATTTCTCGCGGGTTGAGGCGAATTACCTGACCGCGCTCGGCCGCAGCGCGGAGGCCGATGGCGAGGAAGCGATCTGGGCCGATCTGCGACAACGGCTGTTCGTCGATCCGGCGGAGCTTCAGCGCCAATATGCCGCGAGCCCCGCGTGGTTACGCCAGCTCATGAACGCCTGGGCGGATGGCCTGAATTACTATCTCGCCACCCATCCCGAGGTGCAGCCCAAGGTGCTCAAGCGGTTCGAGCCATGGATGGCGCTGAGCTTCACCGAAGGCAGCATCGGCGGCGACATCGAGAGTATCTCGTTGAGTGAACTCAAGACGTTCTACGGCAATCCGACCCCGCCGACGCCGGAGGAAACCGGCAGCGTGCCGCGCGAGCCTTCGGGATCGAACGGCATTGCCATCGCACCGAAAATCACCGCGAACGGCCATGCGCTGCTGCTGATCAACCCGCACACCAGCTTCTATTTCCGATCCGAAGCGCAGGTTTCGAGCGACACCGGGCTGAACGCTTACGGCGCCAGCACCTGGGGGCAGTTCTTCGTCTATCAGGGGTTCAACGCCAAAGCCGGATGGATGCACACCTCGTCCACCGTCGACAATATCGACGAGTTCGCGGAAAGTGTGCGCAAGACCGGCGACAAATATTCCTATGCTTATGGCGCCGGCCGTCCGCGGCGCCCGGTAACCACCGCGCAGGTGACGCTGCGCTATCGCCGCGCCGATGGCTCGATGGGCGAGCGCACCTTCACCACCTATCGCACGCATCACGGCCCGATCGTCGCCGCGCGCGCCGGACGGTGGATCGCAACCGCGCTGATGTGGAAGCCGGTGCCCGCGCTCGAACAGAGTTTCCTGCGCACCAAGGCGACTGATCTCGCCAGCTTCATGCAGATCGCCGAGCGCAAGGCCAATTCGTCGAACGACACATTGTTCGCGGACAGCAAGGGCGAGATCGCGTTCCTGATGCCGCAGTTCATGCCACTGCGCGATAATCGCTTCGATTACACGCGCCCGGTCGACGGCAGCGATCCCGCGACCGACTGGAAAGGGCTGCACGCGCTGCCAAGCCTGCCCAATGTGCTCAACCCCGGCACTGGTTGGGTGAAGAACACCAACGACTGGCCATGGAGCGCCGCCGGCGCGGACAGTCCGAAAGCGACTGATTTTCCGCGCTATATCGATCAGACTGGCGGCAACGCGCGCGGTGTTCACGCCGATCTGCTGTTGACCGGCAAGAGCGGCTGGACGCCCGAAAAGCTGCGCGTGGCTGCGTTCGACAGTTACCTGCCCGCCTTCGCCAGGTTGATCCCGCAACTGGTCACGGCGTGGGAAGCGCTGCCCGCGTCCGATCCGCGCCGCGCCACCCTGGCCGAGCCGATCGCCTTGCTGCGCGGCTGGGATAATCGCTGGGGTACCGCTTCGACCGCGACGAGCCTTGCGGTGTTCTGGGGCGACCATCTGTGGCGCGAGGTCGGCAGCTTCGCACAAGCCGAGCGAATGAACGTGCCCGATTATATCGCGGCGAAGGTGCCGCCCTCGACGAAGCTCGATGCACTCGCAGCGGCGGTCACCCGGCTCAAGCGCGATTTCGGGGACTGGCGCGTACAATGGGGTGAAATCAACCGCTTCCAGCGACTCGACGACGCGATCCATCCTCATTTCGATGATGCTTCGCCCTCCGTCGGCGTTCCGTTCACCTCCGCACAATGGGGCAGCCTCGCCTCCTTCGGCGCGAAGACATGGCCGGGAACGAAGCGTTATTACGGCACCAGCGGCAACAGCTTCGTCGCGATCGTCGAATTCGGCCCACGCGTGAAGGCGGTGGCGGTGATGGCCGGCGGCCAGAGCGGCGATACCCGGTCGCCGCACTTTGCCGACCAGATCCACCCCTATGCCGACGGCAATTTGCGCCCGGTCTATTTCTATCCGGACGAGCTCAACGGGCATGTCGAAACAAAATATCGGCCCGGCGAGAAGAGGACATCGGCCAGATAG
- a CDS encoding sensor histidine kinase translates to MIPLRFDDSLKTVLAADASTSFGAQAAFRQIADLLARGRIEETPEVLDRLRELRERVPVPTRAATARSLALAAPSAGLVAVFAEDEQSVAAPVLRAVRLEDAEWRALLPTLGPTGRAVLRHRNDLGPHVDRALESFGAADFALGYDAGQRTAEHEPASVLISEASIESPAIALASDSPLDVLELEPAAAPGGGFEIAALVDRIAAFRELHRDQPLGARVASDEESETNVDRFSFESDSAGVIRWVDAAPRAAVIGIGFLLPGADGQPQVDGVASGAFRHRTAFNDARLTIGGRSALAGEWRISGVPMFDSASGRFVGFRGAARRPRVDEGAIGRRAADSGGIEGLRRLVHELRTPTNAIAGFSELIETAMLGPVPEVYRARAATIRGHAGDLVAAIEDLELAARIEGDALELHDDTVVLAPLLARTLEDLAPLVRLRGCIVELATVAPSIVLTCDERIAERLIGRLIAALVASAGVGEKLAIKVRGEEAQVAIDITRPNALAAVPETTLLTLDAEREVEMPGAPLLGTGFAIRLARNLAAELNGALIIEADRLTLRLPTELIGDMGQASTN, encoded by the coding sequence ATGATACCCTTGCGATTCGACGATAGCCTGAAAACCGTTCTTGCCGCTGATGCGTCCACCTCGTTTGGCGCGCAGGCCGCTTTTCGGCAGATCGCAGACCTGCTCGCGCGCGGACGAATCGAGGAAACGCCCGAAGTGCTCGATCGCCTGCGTGAATTGCGGGAACGCGTGCCGGTGCCAACCCGCGCGGCAACGGCCCGTTCGCTCGCACTGGCAGCCCCCTCGGCAGGGCTGGTCGCGGTTTTTGCCGAGGACGAGCAGTCCGTCGCGGCGCCCGTGTTGCGCGCGGTGCGGCTTGAAGATGCCGAATGGCGCGCGCTGCTGCCCACGCTTGGCCCGACGGGCCGCGCCGTGTTGCGCCATCGCAATGACCTTGGCCCGCACGTCGATCGCGCGCTCGAAAGCTTCGGTGCGGCGGATTTTGCGCTCGGTTATGACGCGGGGCAGCGCACGGCGGAGCACGAGCCGGCGTCAGTGCTGATATCGGAGGCGTCGATCGAGTCGCCGGCGATTGCACTCGCGTCGGATTCACCCCTCGATGTGCTCGAACTCGAGCCGGCGGCTGCGCCGGGTGGCGGATTCGAGATCGCGGCGCTGGTCGACCGGATCGCGGCATTCCGCGAGTTGCACCGCGATCAGCCGCTGGGTGCACGGGTGGCTTCCGATGAAGAGTCGGAAACGAACGTCGACCGTTTCAGCTTCGAAAGCGATTCGGCTGGCGTGATTCGCTGGGTCGATGCGGCGCCGCGCGCAGCAGTGATCGGAATAGGCTTTCTTCTGCCCGGCGCGGACGGGCAACCGCAGGTCGATGGCGTGGCGAGCGGGGCGTTCCGTCACCGCACCGCGTTCAACGACGCGCGGCTCACCATCGGCGGCCGCTCTGCGTTGGCGGGCGAATGGCGCATTTCCGGCGTGCCGATGTTCGACAGCGCGAGTGGTCGCTTCGTCGGCTTCCGTGGCGCGGCACGGCGCCCCCGCGTCGACGAAGGGGCGATCGGCCGTCGCGCGGCGGATTCCGGCGGCATCGAGGGGTTGCGGCGGCTGGTGCATGAATTGCGCACGCCTACTAATGCCATTGCCGGCTTTTCGGAACTGATCGAAACGGCGATGCTCGGCCCGGTTCCCGAGGTTTATCGCGCCCGCGCCGCGACGATTCGCGGCCATGCCGGTGATCTGGTCGCGGCGATCGAGGACCTTGAGCTTGCCGCGCGGATCGAAGGGGACGCGCTGGAGCTGCACGACGATACGGTCGTCCTCGCACCGCTGCTGGCGCGGACGCTGGAGGATCTCGCTCCATTAGTGCGGTTGCGCGGTTGCATCGTCGAGCTTGCGACCGTCGCGCCGTCGATCGTGCTCACCTGCGACGAGCGGATCGCGGAGCGCCTGATCGGTCGCCTGATCGCGGCGCTCGTCGCCAGCGCAGGCGTGGGCGAAAAGCTGGCGATTAAGGTGCGTGGCGAGGAAGCGCAGGTCGCGATCGATATCACCCGGCCGAACGCGCTTGCCGCCGTGCCCGAAACGACGCTGCTCACGCTCGATGCGGAGCGCGAGGTGGAGATGCCGGGCGCGCCGTTGCTCGGCACGGGCTTCGCTATCCGGCTGGCGCGCAACCTTGCTGCCGAATTGAACGGCGCACTGATCATCGAGGCCGATCGCTTGACTCTTCGCCTGCCGACTGAATTGATCGGCGACATGGGGCAGGCCTCGACAAACTGA
- a CDS encoding Lrp/AsnC family transcriptional regulator, producing the protein MTNVELADRVGLTAPPCLRRVRALEQAGVIRGYHAECDSAQLGFPITVFAMVSLRSQAEADLTAFETHVAALPEVRECHMLNGEIDFVLKIVATDLESFQRFLTTHLTTAPNVTSVKSSLTIRSAKAASGVPILE; encoded by the coding sequence ATGACCAACGTTGAGTTGGCCGATCGCGTCGGTCTCACCGCGCCGCCGTGCCTGCGGCGCGTTCGCGCGTTGGAGCAGGCCGGGGTGATCCGCGGCTATCACGCCGAATGTGATTCCGCGCAATTGGGGTTCCCGATCACCGTCTTCGCGATGGTGAGCTTGAGGAGCCAGGCGGAAGCGGATCTCACCGCCTTTGAAACGCATGTCGCGGCCCTCCCTGAGGTGCGCGAATGCCATATGCTGAATGGTGAGATCGATTTCGTGCTGAAGATCGTCGCGACCGATCTTGAGAGCTTTCAGCGCTTTCTGACGACCCACCTCACCACGGCTCCCAACGTGACCAGCGTCAAATCGTCGCTGACGATTCGCAGCGCGAAAGCGGCCTCGGGCGTGCCGATCCTCGAATAA
- a CDS encoding WalW protein, whose amino-acid sequence MAAPAIVPRRWRVPRADRAAIVRWPADFAPRYTIFVDTEEEFDWSAPFAREGHGITALAALPEAHRRLSALGAALTFFIDYPVVSDPHAVDMLRDLLASDPRAAIGAQLHPWVNPPFDEPLSRAASFAGNLPIEMLEEKVVRLSDAIAAAFGTRPIAFRAGRYGIAPEMFALLARHGYRLDSSVRPGFDYSAEGGPDFIAATTDAWREAGLVELPLSTIFTGALRRAGAGLHARLGGIPHARSVFARAGLFSRVPLTPEGVPVAEALEAIAVALGEGASLLNFAFHSPSLVPGNTPYVRDVADLARFWRWWDVVLEELERRGVRSASLAELLAAAG is encoded by the coding sequence GTGGCGGCGCCCGCGATCGTTCCGCGTCGCTGGCGCGTGCCGCGCGCGGATCGCGCTGCCATCGTTCGCTGGCCGGCGGATTTCGCGCCGCGCTATACGATATTCGTCGATACCGAGGAGGAGTTCGACTGGTCCGCGCCCTTCGCTCGCGAGGGGCATGGTATAACCGCGCTTGCCGCGCTGCCCGAGGCGCACCGGCGGCTTTCGGCGCTGGGCGCGGCGTTGACCTTTTTCATCGACTATCCGGTGGTGAGCGATCCACATGCCGTCGATATGCTGCGCGATCTGCTGGCCAGCGATCCTCGCGCGGCGATCGGGGCGCAGCTTCATCCATGGGTCAATCCACCCTTCGACGAGCCATTGTCGCGTGCCGCATCCTTCGCGGGAAATCTCCCGATCGAAATGCTGGAGGAGAAGGTAGTTCGCCTGAGCGATGCGATCGCCGCTGCTTTCGGCACACGCCCGATCGCGTTTCGGGCCGGGCGCTACGGCATCGCACCCGAGATGTTCGCGCTGCTCGCGCGTCATGGCTATCGGCTCGACAGTTCGGTGCGCCCCGGCTTCGATTATAGCGCGGAAGGTGGCCCGGATTTCATTGCGGCCACGACCGATGCATGGCGCGAGGCCGGGCTGGTCGAGTTGCCCTTGTCGACGATCTTCACCGGCGCGCTGAGGCGGGCGGGCGCCGGGCTTCACGCGCGGCTTGGTGGAATCCCGCACGCGCGCAGCGTGTTCGCGCGCGCCGGGCTGTTCTCGCGCGTGCCGCTGACGCCGGAGGGCGTGCCGGTAGCAGAAGCGCTCGAAGCAATTGCGGTCGCGCTGGGGGAGGGGGCGAGCCTGCTCAACTTCGCCTTCCACTCCCCGTCTTTAGTCCCGGGCAACACGCCCTATGTCCGCGACGTTGCCGATCTCGCGCGCTTCTGGCGCTGGTGGGATGTCGTGCTCGAAGAGCTGGAGCGACGCGGGGTGCGGTCCGCGTCGCTCGCGGAGCTTCTTGCGGCGGCTGGGTGA
- a CDS encoding amidohydrolase family protein, translated as MRWIALMMTALLGSASVQAADPAPRKVILLKPDAVFDPIGAKRHPGWQVLVDGEKIVAVGPDLAAPAGATVLALPGDTLMPGMIEGHGHLFLHPYNQTSWDDQVLHEPLALRTARAVVQARATLLAGFTSERDLGTEGAGYADVGVKQAIDQGMIPGPRLSVATRAIVALGAYGPKGFEPGVAIPQGAEEASGADQIVAEVRRQIAGGADWIKLYADYRWRPGEDSRATLSAEEIRAAVAAAHDAGRPVAVHAATAEGMRRSIAAGVDTIEHGYGGSAEIFAAMAAKGVAFCPTLAASDSVARYRGWNGAEPAPESVKLSRDAFRLALKAGVRMCMGGDVGVYAHGENAREMELMVANGMTPAQVLTAATWGNARWFGLDTKLGALKPGMLADLVAVRGDPTVDIGAVRQVEMVMKGGMVVPLR; from the coding sequence ATGCGCTGGATCGCATTGATGATGACGGCGCTATTGGGATCGGCCAGCGTGCAGGCGGCGGACCCAGCACCACGCAAGGTTATACTGCTCAAGCCCGATGCGGTGTTCGACCCGATTGGCGCGAAGCGCCACCCCGGCTGGCAGGTGCTGGTCGATGGTGAGAAGATTGTCGCGGTTGGCCCGGATCTAGCCGCGCCGGCCGGCGCGACTGTGCTGGCGTTGCCGGGCGATACGCTGATGCCGGGGATGATCGAAGGGCACGGCCATCTGTTTCTCCACCCTTATAACCAGACGAGCTGGGACGATCAGGTGCTTCACGAGCCATTGGCGCTGCGCACAGCGCGCGCCGTGGTGCAGGCGCGTGCGACGTTGCTGGCGGGTTTCACCAGCGAGCGGGATCTCGGCACGGAGGGCGCGGGCTATGCCGATGTCGGGGTGAAGCAGGCGATCGATCAGGGGATGATCCCGGGGCCGCGACTGTCGGTTGCGACCCGCGCGATCGTTGCGCTCGGCGCTTATGGTCCAAAAGGGTTCGAGCCCGGCGTCGCGATCCCGCAGGGGGCGGAGGAAGCATCGGGCGCCGATCAGATCGTGGCCGAGGTACGGCGGCAGATCGCGGGCGGCGCGGACTGGATCAAGCTCTATGCCGATTATCGCTGGCGTCCGGGCGAGGACAGCCGCGCGACATTAAGCGCGGAGGAGATCAGGGCAGCGGTGGCGGCGGCGCATGATGCCGGTCGTCCCGTGGCAGTTCACGCGGCGACGGCCGAAGGGATGCGCCGCTCGATCGCGGCCGGCGTCGATACGATCGAACATGGTTATGGCGGCTCGGCGGAAATCTTCGCGGCCATGGCGGCTAAGGGCGTCGCTTTTTGTCCAACGCTCGCGGCTTCGGATTCGGTTGCGCGCTATCGGGGCTGGAACGGGGCCGAGCCAGCACCGGAAAGTGTGAAGCTCAGCCGCGATGCCTTCCGGCTCGCGCTAAAGGCGGGCGTCCGCATGTGCATGGGCGGTGACGTGGGGGTTTACGCGCATGGTGAGAATGCGCGCGAGATGGAGTTGATGGTCGCCAACGGCATGACGCCGGCGCAGGTGCTGACCGCCGCGACATGGGGCAATGCGCGCTGGTTCGGGTTGGACACCAAACTGGGTGCGCTCAAGCCGGGGATGCTTGCTGACCTCGTTGCGGTGCGCGGCGATCCGACGGTGGATATCGGCGCGGTGCGCCAGGTAGAGATGGTGATGAAGGGCGGGATGGTGGTGCCGCTGCGTTAA